Proteins encoded in a region of the uncultured Erythrobacter sp. genome:
- a CDS encoding thiamine phosphate synthase, with product MAARYSARMARNQSLPDIWLISDERNDAVLESALRGLPRGSGFIYRHYHLDDPNRWDRFRTLCRVARACDHTVILADSALTATEWGADGIYGSPRSLCPRRRDMLHLATAHNLAEIGIANRLGADAVLLSPVFPTTSHPGDKVLGPAQFRLLAEHSQVPVIALGGMSTERAWSLKWPRWAAIDGLS from the coding sequence ATGGCGGCGCGATATAGCGCGCGAATGGCGCGAAACCAGTCCCTGCCTGACATCTGGCTTATCTCCGATGAGCGGAACGATGCCGTTCTGGAAAGCGCGCTGCGTGGGCTGCCGCGCGGGTCCGGCTTTATTTACCGCCACTATCACCTCGATGATCCCAACCGTTGGGACCGGTTCCGCACCTTGTGCCGTGTCGCGCGCGCATGCGATCATACGGTGATACTCGCCGACAGCGCACTGACCGCGACCGAATGGGGCGCAGATGGGATCTACGGATCGCCTCGCTCGCTATGTCCGCGCCGTCGGGATATGCTGCATCTGGCGACGGCGCATAACCTTGCAGAGATCGGAATTGCGAACCGGCTTGGAGCGGATGCGGTTCTGTTGTCTCCGGTTTTCCCAACCACGTCGCATCCCGGAGACAAAGTGCTCGGACCGGCGCAATTCCGACTGCTGGCAGAACACTCGCAAGTCCCTGTAATCGCGCTCGGCGGGATGTCGACCGAACGCGCTTGGTCGCTAAAATGGCCGCGTTGGGCCGCGATCGACGGCCTGAGTTAG